One stretch of Pseudomonas fragi DNA includes these proteins:
- the tal gene encoding transaldolase: protein MTSKLEQLKQFTTVVADTGDLDAITRLKPVDATTNPSLLLKAAAMPGYAELLQNAISHAKGDVGQACDHFAVSVGSGILNVIPGRISTEVDARLSFDEPALLQKAHQLIELYDKAGVGRDRVLIKLASTWEGIRAAEKLEKDGIQTNLTLLFSFAQAAACADAGVFLISPFVGRIYDWYKKSTGIDYVGSDDPGVQSVTRIYNYYKANGYNTVVMGASFRNLNQIEQLAGCDRLTISPDLLEKLALDDGKLERKLAPGHKGEPRLSLNEAQFRWASNEDAMATEKLAEGIRQFARDQEKLEALLSAK, encoded by the coding sequence CCACCGTGGTCGCAGACACCGGCGACCTCGACGCGATTACCCGCCTCAAACCCGTGGATGCAACCACCAACCCGTCGCTGCTGCTCAAGGCTGCAGCGATGCCCGGCTACGCAGAACTGCTGCAAAACGCCATTAGCCACGCCAAAGGCGATGTAGGCCAGGCCTGCGACCACTTCGCGGTCTCCGTGGGTAGCGGTATCTTGAACGTGATTCCGGGGCGCATTTCCACTGAAGTCGACGCCCGCCTGTCGTTCGACGAACCGGCCCTGCTGCAAAAAGCCCACCAGTTGATCGAGCTTTACGACAAGGCCGGCGTAGGCCGCGACCGCGTGCTGATCAAGCTGGCATCGACCTGGGAAGGCATTCGCGCGGCCGAGAAGCTGGAAAAGGACGGCATTCAAACCAACCTGACCCTGCTGTTCTCGTTTGCCCAGGCAGCTGCCTGTGCCGATGCCGGAGTGTTCCTGATCTCGCCGTTCGTGGGCCGGATCTACGACTGGTACAAGAAGTCCACCGGTATTGATTATGTAGGCTCCGATGATCCGGGCGTGCAGTCCGTTACCCGCATCTACAACTACTACAAAGCCAATGGCTACAACACCGTGGTGATGGGTGCGAGCTTCCGCAACCTTAACCAGATCGAGCAACTGGCCGGTTGCGACCGCCTGACCATCAGCCCCGACCTGCTGGAAAAACTGGCACTGGACGACGGCAAGCTGGAGCGCAAACTGGCCCCTGGCCACAAAGGCGAGCCACGCCTGAGCCTCAACGAAGCGCAATTCCGCTGGGCCTCCAACGAAGATGCAATGGCCACCGAAAAACTGGCCGAAGGCATTCGCCAGTTCGCCCGTGACCAGGAAAAACTGGAAGCACTATTGTCAGCTAAATAA